A genomic stretch from Rhodobacterales bacterium HKCCA1288 includes:
- a CDS encoding TauD/TfdA family dioxygenase has translation MAVELGNRGLFVTLPKRGRRYLNYYWLRDNCPSSFSPITRERSFDIFHLEQPPRAKAARIADGILQVEWLDEDHVTRMPLDWIETYAIGKPRPDPADLKREAWYSDHYPNVPRFAQPDLLADTGQRSAWIEAMLVYGFTIVTDMPDSDEGLTQTAELMGYVRPTFFGTYFDVRTHINPTNTAYTSAALELHTDTPAEEFAPGIQFLHCRVNTVEGGQSLYSDGVAVANDFRLRDPRGFELLSTISIPFFCEHDHYDARSRQTVIELDNHGEVSGLTISQHMADIFDLDQTLLDEYYPAFCRFGRMLQEDRYMMRFMMKGGECMVFDNHRIVHGRAAYSATSGDRYLRGCYVDRGEMRSTYRALVSEGRFKS, from the coding sequence ATGGCAGTAGAGTTGGGGAATAGGGGCCTGTTCGTGACCCTGCCCAAGCGGGGCCGTCGCTACCTAAATTATTATTGGCTGCGCGACAATTGCCCTAGTTCCTTCAGCCCAATAACGCGTGAACGTAGTTTTGACATTTTTCATTTAGAGCAACCGCCACGAGCGAAAGCAGCCCGGATTGCTGATGGTATCCTGCAGGTTGAGTGGTTAGACGAGGATCACGTGACGCGCATGCCGCTAGACTGGATTGAAACTTATGCAATTGGCAAGCCCCGCCCAGATCCAGCCGACCTCAAGCGTGAGGCTTGGTATAGCGATCACTACCCCAATGTTCCGCGTTTTGCGCAACCGGATCTCCTTGCAGACACTGGACAGCGATCAGCGTGGATTGAGGCCATGCTCGTCTATGGCTTTACGATAGTCACGGACATGCCCGACAGTGACGAGGGATTGACCCAGACTGCTGAGTTGATGGGGTATGTTCGCCCGACATTCTTCGGCACTTATTTTGATGTGCGCACTCACATCAATCCAACCAACACCGCCTACACCTCGGCTGCGCTCGAGCTACACACAGACACACCCGCAGAGGAGTTTGCGCCGGGCATTCAGTTCCTTCACTGTCGTGTCAACACAGTTGAGGGAGGGCAGAGCCTTTACTCTGACGGCGTGGCAGTGGCTAATGATTTCCGGCTGCGAGACCCACGGGGGTTTGAGCTCCTTTCAACGATCTCAATTCCGTTTTTCTGTGAACACGACCACTACGATGCACGCTCACGCCAGACTGTGATTGAACTCGACAATCATGGCGAGGTGTCGGGTCTCACAATTAGCCAGCACATGGCAGATATTTTTGACCTCGATCAGACGCTGTTGGATGAGTATTACCCCGCCTTCTGCCGGTTTGGCCGTATGCTCCAAGAGGACAGGTATATGATGCGCTTCATGATGAAGGGCGGCGAGTGCATGGTGTTCGATAATCACCGAATTGTTCACGGGCGCGCGGCCTATTCAGCAACGAGTGGAGATCGCTATCTGCGAGGTTGCTACGTTGATCGCGGCGAGATGCGCTCGACATATCGCGCATTGGTCAGTGAGGGGCGGTTCAAGTCATGA
- a CDS encoding class II aldolase/adducin family protein yields the protein MMEEHEITLRAELADAFRICHALGWSESVGNHFSAALDPDGKVFLLNPRWQHFATISPEDLLALNSGDPSVMTRNNAPDASAWCIHGAIHRRLPSARVVLHVHSPYATALACLEDPTLWPIDNNTARFFGRVAYDLHFGGIADALEEGERIAEALTDKSVLVMGNHGVTVAGPTVADAFEDLYFFERAAQTLMLAYATGRPLAVLEDKVARDTAEGWVAYRGMAARHFNHLRTAYGLANNAG from the coding sequence ATGATGGAGGAGCATGAAATTACCCTGCGCGCAGAATTAGCCGATGCGTTTCGAATTTGTCACGCTCTCGGCTGGAGCGAAAGTGTCGGTAACCACTTCAGCGCGGCGCTAGACCCGGATGGCAAAGTCTTTCTTCTAAACCCCCGGTGGCAGCACTTTGCGACCATCAGTCCCGAGGATCTCTTGGCCTTGAATTCAGGTGACCCATCCGTCATGACGCGGAATAACGCGCCCGATGCGTCTGCTTGGTGTATTCATGGGGCAATCCACCGGCGACTGCCGAGCGCGCGTGTGGTGTTGCACGTGCACTCGCCCTATGCGACTGCCTTAGCCTGCCTTGAAGACCCCACACTCTGGCCGATTGACAATAACACTGCACGCTTCTTCGGCCGGGTCGCGTATGATCTGCACTTTGGTGGCATTGCGGACGCGCTAGAGGAAGGCGAAAGGATTGCAGAGGCACTGACTGATAAATCAGTGCTCGTGATGGGCAACCACGGCGTCACTGTCGCGGGACCTACCGTTGCCGATGCGTTTGAGGATCTATATTTTTTCGAGCGTGCGGCCCAGACCCTCATGCTGGCCTATGCAACTGGACGCCCCCTGGCGGTGCTGGAGGATAAAGTGGCGAGGGACACCGCAGAGGGTTGGGTGGCCTATCGTGGTATGGCGGCACGCCACTTTAACCACCTGCGGACTGCCTATGGGCTAGCAAATAACGCTGGCTAG
- a CDS encoding NUDIX hydrolase, with protein MKNFIPKIVEESLKLLVQRPEWVQVGALCYRHKKGKLQILLVTSRGTKRWIIPKGWPMPGKHGSPAAKQEAWEEAGVAVAQIESEPLGQYRYRKKMASGLALPVTTFVYSCEVSKVTKNYPEKSQRKRKWFTPKKAAKKVSEPELKKMILDFSTAVAGQDTPVGR; from the coding sequence ATGAAAAATTTTATTCCAAAAATCGTTGAAGAGAGCCTTAAGCTGTTGGTGCAGCGCCCCGAGTGGGTTCAAGTCGGCGCACTGTGCTATCGCCACAAAAAAGGGAAATTACAGATCCTTTTGGTTACGAGCCGCGGCACAAAGCGCTGGATTATTCCGAAGGGCTGGCCAATGCCGGGCAAGCACGGGTCCCCCGCTGCAAAGCAAGAAGCTTGGGAGGAGGCTGGGGTGGCTGTTGCTCAGATCGAAAGCGAACCGCTCGGACAATATCGCTATCGCAAGAAAATGGCGAGTGGCCTGGCACTGCCCGTCACGACTTTTGTGTATTCCTGCGAGGTATCGAAGGTCACAAAAAACTACCCCGAGAAAAGCCAGCGTAAGCGTAAGTGGTTCACCCCGAAGAAGGCAGCCAAAAAAGTTTCGGAACCCGAATTAAAAAAGATGATCTTAGATTTCTCGACAGCGGTAGCCGGACAAGATACACCCGTGGGGCGCTGA
- a CDS encoding aminopeptidase P family protein, whose amino-acid sequence MNNHFRDSRKIDPSRGAVTGDNTPNDQDRIEIGPTQLAYAEWADAGLVLPDLQEMRRFRWARLTQAIQARGYAGLLLFDPLNIRYATDSTNMQLWNTHNPFRAVLLCADGYMVMWDYKNAPFLSQFNPLVREVRSGADLFYFDRGDKIDVAADQFSNEVRILLEEHAGQNHRLAVDKIMIHGLRALEVQGLEIMEGEELTEKARSIKGPDEIRAMRCSVHACETAMQKMEDFARIEVPRGGVSEDDIWAVLHAENIRRGGEWIETRLLTSGPRTNPWFQECGGRIVQNNEIIAFDTDLIGSYGICTDMSRTWWVGDQRPRPDMVEAMRHAHEHMITNMSLLRPGISIPELVAKSHRLADKYQAQKYGCLMHGVGLCDEWPLVAYPDQEVAGAFDYILQPGMTLCVEVLVSEVGQDFSIKLEDQVVITECGYENLSTYPFDQYLMGE is encoded by the coding sequence ATGAACAATCACTTTCGAGACAGTCGCAAGATTGACCCCAGTCGCGGTGCCGTCACCGGCGACAATACCCCCAATGACCAAGATCGAATTGAAATTGGGCCTACCCAGCTTGCCTATGCAGAGTGGGCCGATGCGGGTCTCGTCCTGCCTGATTTGCAGGAGATGCGACGGTTTCGTTGGGCTCGCCTGACGCAGGCTATTCAGGCGCGCGGCTACGCCGGCCTCTTGCTCTTTGACCCCCTCAATATTCGCTATGCGACTGACAGCACCAACATGCAGCTGTGGAACACCCACAACCCATTCCGCGCAGTCCTGCTCTGTGCGGACGGGTATATGGTCATGTGGGACTATAAGAACGCGCCATTCCTGTCACAGTTCAATCCCCTAGTGCGCGAGGTCCGGTCCGGGGCTGATCTCTTCTATTTTGATCGCGGCGATAAAATTGACGTGGCCGCGGATCAATTCTCCAATGAGGTGAGGATCCTCCTTGAGGAGCACGCCGGCCAAAATCACCGCCTCGCCGTTGACAAAATCATGATCCACGGGCTCCGCGCGCTCGAGGTGCAGGGTCTGGAGATCATGGAGGGCGAGGAATTGACCGAGAAGGCCCGCTCAATTAAGGGGCCCGACGAGATACGGGCCATGCGCTGCTCGGTCCACGCCTGCGAGACCGCCATGCAGAAGATGGAGGACTTTGCCCGGATCGAGGTGCCACGCGGCGGAGTTTCAGAAGACGACATATGGGCGGTGCTGCACGCGGAAAACATTCGCCGAGGGGGTGAGTGGATCGAGACACGCCTCCTCACCTCGGGCCCGCGCACCAATCCATGGTTTCAGGAGTGCGGGGGACGGATTGTGCAAAACAATGAAATCATAGCCTTCGACACTGACCTCATCGGAAGCTATGGCATATGCACTGACATGAGCCGGACTTGGTGGGTGGGCGATCAGCGCCCTCGCCCCGACATGGTGGAGGCAATGCGGCACGCCCACGAGCACATGATAACTAACATGAGCTTACTGCGGCCCGGCATCAGCATCCCAGAGCTCGTGGCGAAGTCGCACCGCCTCGCAGACAAATACCAAGCGCAAAAATATGGGTGCCTGATGCACGGCGTCGGACTGTGCGACGAGTGGCCGTTGGTGGCTTACCCCGACCAGGAGGTCGCCGGGGCATTCGACTACATTCTGCAGCCCGGCATGACGCTCTGCGTGGAGGTACTGGTGAGTGAAGTGGGACAGGATTTCTCGATCAAGTTGGAGGACCAGGTCGTCATCACTGAGTGCGGATACGAAAATCTCTCGACCTATCCGTTTGATCAATATCTTATGGGTGAGTGA
- a CDS encoding H-NS histone family protein — MNIDLDNLSLAELRDLNKRVSKAIDGYEDRMKREALAKLEKQAAEMGFSLSDLLGGKPRKSVSKVAPKYVNPDNSEQTWTGRGRQPKWVEAHLASGKSLDGLLIK; from the coding sequence ATGAATATAGATCTTGATAACCTCTCCTTAGCTGAACTCCGTGATTTGAATAAGCGCGTCAGTAAGGCTATCGATGGCTACGAAGACCGAATGAAGAGGGAAGCGCTAGCCAAACTTGAGAAGCAGGCTGCCGAGATGGGCTTTTCGCTTTCGGACTTATTGGGCGGGAAACCAAGGAAGTCGGTATCCAAGGTGGCGCCAAAATACGTGAACCCGGACAATTCAGAGCAGACTTGGACTGGGCGTGGGCGCCAGCCAAAGTGGGTCGAGGCACACCTTGCCTCCGGCAAATCACTTGACGGTTTGCTCATAAAGTAA
- a CDS encoding Do family serine endopeptidase gives MRPRGAARANAIAIAPPQVSRLRQTALLLAAALVALGLITLQSPAQAQSARPDTFADLVDQVGDAVVNITTTSIVAARQQGPQGIQPMLPPGSPFEDFFNDFMNRNGQGGQAPRRSQALGSGFVISEDGFIVTNNHVIEGADEISIEFRTGEVLQAELIGTDPNTDIALLKVDPESPLTSVSFGDSDALRVGDWVMAMGNPLGQGFSVSVGVVSARGRELSGAYDDFIQTDAAINRGNSGGPLFNLDGEVIGVNTAILSPNGGSIGIGFSMASAVVSDVVDQLQQFGETRRGWLGVRIQDVTQDIADGLSLEEARGALVTDVPEGPARDAGVEVGDVILSFDGQDIQDTRELVRVVAAAPVGETVDMDVLRSGDVETLFVTLGRRETADAGGAGQPEPIKPASVDVLGLRLGPITEEDRADLAARGLSGVVIEAVDPSSDAAAKGLQAGDIVTEVAQMPISTPQEFDQIVGEARDAGQKSILLLIRRAGDPRFVALTLTD, from the coding sequence ATGCGGCCAAGAGGTGCTGCGCGGGCGAATGCAATTGCCATCGCGCCACCGCAGGTCTCGCGTCTGCGCCAAACGGCGCTATTACTGGCTGCCGCACTTGTGGCGCTGGGGCTGATCACCCTGCAAAGCCCCGCGCAAGCGCAATCGGCGCGGCCTGACACGTTTGCAGATTTGGTGGATCAAGTGGGCGATGCGGTGGTGAATATCACCACAACCTCAATCGTTGCCGCCCGCCAACAAGGGCCGCAGGGCATCCAACCCATGCTGCCACCTGGATCGCCATTTGAGGATTTCTTTAACGATTTCATGAACCGCAATGGCCAAGGGGGCCAAGCCCCCCGCCGCTCGCAGGCGCTTGGATCGGGGTTTGTGATCTCTGAAGATGGGTTCATCGTCACCAATAATCACGTGATCGAAGGGGCCGATGAGATTTCGATTGAATTCCGCACGGGCGAGGTGTTGCAGGCTGAATTGATTGGCACAGACCCCAACACAGATATTGCGCTTTTGAAGGTAGACCCTGAAAGCCCGCTCACCTCTGTCTCCTTTGGGGATAGTGACGCGCTGCGCGTGGGCGACTGGGTTATGGCCATGGGAAACCCGCTAGGGCAGGGGTTCTCTGTCTCGGTCGGTGTCGTATCGGCACGCGGGCGGGAATTGTCGGGGGCCTATGACGATTTCATCCAGACAGACGCTGCAATCAATCGCGGTAACTCGGGCGGGCCATTGTTCAACCTCGATGGCGAAGTCATCGGCGTCAACACTGCGATCCTGTCACCCAACGGTGGCTCGATTGGTATCGGGTTTTCTATGGCCTCTGCCGTGGTCAGCGATGTGGTTGATCAATTGCAGCAATTCGGCGAAACTCGCCGCGGATGGTTGGGCGTGCGCATTCAGGACGTGACCCAAGATATCGCCGATGGCCTGTCCTTGGAGGAGGCGCGCGGTGCATTGGTCACAGATGTGCCAGAAGGCCCCGCCCGTGATGCGGGTGTCGAGGTCGGCGATGTGATCCTAAGCTTTGATGGGCAGGATATTCAGGACACCCGCGAATTGGTGCGTGTTGTGGCCGCGGCCCCTGTTGGGGAAACAGTGGATATGGACGTTCTGCGCAGTGGTGACGTTGAAACCCTCTTTGTGACCTTGGGGCGCCGCGAGACCGCGGATGCAGGCGGCGCGGGGCAGCCCGAACCGATTAAACCCGCATCCGTGGATGTGCTTGGCCTGCGCCTTGGACCTATCACCGAAGAGGATCGTGCAGACCTCGCGGCACGGGGCCTGAGCGGTGTGGTGATTGAGGCGGTCGATCCAAGCTCGGACGCGGCGGCAAAGGGCCTGCAGGCGGGCGATATCGTGACCGAAGTTGCGCAAATGCCGATTTCCACCCCACAGGAATTTGACCAAATTGTTGGAGAGGCGCGTGATGCTGGGCAAAAATCTATTCTCTTGCTGATCCGCCGGGCGGGGGATCCACGCTTTGTTGCTCTGACGCTGACGGATTAA
- a CDS encoding inorganic phosphate transporter encodes MAQNQFDPRHLETLDRDLDRLSAIEVASNYVSRPIVGPSLAFVFIAIAGLASATMFGFSDGGFLIVLAAIFGAYMALNIGANDVANNMGPAVGAKAITMAGAIAIAVVFESAGALIAGGDVVSTIAKGIIDQSALSNTQSFIWAMLAALLASALWVNLATWIGAPVSTTHSVVGGVMGAGIAAAGLASVNWPTMSAIAASWVISPVLGGVIAAGFLALIKSRIIYQEDKIQAARKWVPILLGIMAGAFATYLALKGIKKIVKIDLTTALGIGVAAGILVTILMFPVIKKQSEGLENRNKSLKVLFRIPLLVSAALLSFAHGANDVANAVGPLAAIVQASQSGMVESTAAIPLWVMIIGALGISFGLFLFGPKLIHMVGNQITKLNPMRAYCVALSAAITVIVASWLGLPVSSTHIAVGGVFGVGFFREWDANRRRQRLQIGLSKSDLPGREEKKRRKLVRRSHFMTIIAAWVITVPSAALISAAIYSVFSNL; translated from the coding sequence ATGGCACAAAATCAGTTTGATCCAAGGCACTTGGAGACCCTCGACCGTGACCTCGACCGTCTTTCTGCAATTGAAGTTGCGTCTAATTATGTTTCACGCCCAATTGTTGGCCCCAGCCTTGCGTTTGTTTTCATTGCGATAGCCGGTTTAGCCAGTGCCACAATGTTCGGCTTCTCCGATGGTGGCTTCCTAATTGTGTTGGCAGCAATTTTTGGTGCCTACATGGCACTCAACATTGGAGCCAACGACGTCGCAAATAATATGGGGCCAGCCGTAGGTGCAAAGGCAATTACAATGGCCGGCGCAATCGCGATTGCCGTTGTATTCGAGAGCGCGGGCGCGCTGATTGCGGGCGGAGATGTGGTCTCGACCATTGCGAAGGGCATTATTGACCAATCCGCACTGTCTAACACCCAGAGTTTCATATGGGCTATGCTTGCCGCCCTATTGGCCTCTGCCCTGTGGGTTAACTTAGCGACTTGGATTGGCGCGCCAGTGTCCACCACTCACTCAGTTGTGGGCGGGGTCATGGGCGCGGGTATCGCCGCCGCGGGGTTGGCCAGCGTTAATTGGCCCACCATGAGTGCGATCGCGGCGAGTTGGGTCATCTCACCCGTGTTGGGTGGCGTCATCGCGGCGGGCTTTTTGGCGCTGATCAAGTCTCGGATCATCTATCAGGAAGATAAAATTCAGGCGGCTCGAAAGTGGGTCCCGATTTTACTTGGAATTATGGCCGGTGCATTTGCAACTTACTTGGCGCTCAAGGGCATCAAGAAGATAGTGAAGATTGATCTCACCACAGCGCTCGGTATCGGAGTGGCAGCGGGCATCTTAGTCACAATCCTAATGTTTCCAGTGATCAAGAAACAATCCGAGGGATTGGAAAATAGAAATAAGTCGCTCAAGGTATTGTTCCGCATACCGCTACTCGTCTCGGCGGCATTGTTGAGTTTCGCACATGGGGCAAACGACGTGGCCAATGCCGTGGGTCCGCTTGCTGCCATTGTGCAGGCCTCGCAATCAGGTATGGTGGAAAGTACCGCAGCCATTCCCCTTTGGGTCATGATTATTGGGGCGCTCGGGATCTCATTTGGCTTATTCCTATTTGGCCCCAAGCTGATCCACATGGTCGGCAATCAAATTACGAAACTTAACCCAATGCGGGCCTACTGCGTGGCCCTCTCAGCGGCAATCACGGTTATCGTGGCCAGCTGGCTCGGGCTACCAGTAAGCTCAACTCACATAGCGGTTGGTGGTGTCTTCGGAGTGGGCTTCTTCCGAGAGTGGGATGCAAATCGGCGGCGCCAGAGACTACAGATTGGTCTATCAAAATCTGACCTACCGGGGCGCGAGGAGAAGAAGCGCCGCAAGCTGGTACGCCGGTCACACTTCATGACGATTATCGCCGCATGGGTGATAACAGTCCCATCTGCGGCCTTAATTTCAGCAGCAATTTACTCGGTATTTTCAAACCTCTAA
- a CDS encoding mandelate racemase — translation MTKITRVTLTEFEFEAANLAPSAGGSSIGGLHYRPGASTPIKKYAVEVETGDGCIGSYVVHWGASLSVFGQMQMLAPMLIGRDAEEREGIYDDLKREARQFDHMGHGPIDIALWDWQGKALGCSIATLLGSHRREFPAYASTYHGDRSGGLDCKEAYGDFALACKEMGYRGFKIHGWHDGNAREEAELVLHVRKAVGDEMTLMLDPACQLRNFADTLYVGKACDEANYFWLEDPYRDSGVSAFAHKKLREMLRTPLLQTEHVRGVEPKADFLIAGGTDFLRSDPEYDMGITGCLKIHNMAESFGVDVEVHACGPAHRHMIARSRNSNFYEVALVGPDCPNAVPPVYECGYTDQLGCIDENGMVQLPDGLGLGVAYDWEFIAAHRTHQIVYN, via the coding sequence ATGACCAAGATTACGCGCGTCACCCTCACTGAATTTGAATTCGAGGCCGCAAATCTGGCACCGTCCGCCGGGGGCAGCTCGATCGGCGGGCTTCACTACCGACCCGGCGCGTCCACGCCAATCAAAAAATACGCGGTTGAAGTCGAGACAGGAGATGGCTGCATTGGAAGCTACGTGGTGCACTGGGGGGCATCACTCTCAGTATTCGGGCAAATGCAGATGCTGGCACCAATGCTTATTGGACGCGACGCGGAGGAGCGTGAGGGTATATACGACGACCTCAAGCGTGAGGCTCGCCAGTTTGATCACATGGGGCATGGGCCGATTGATATTGCCCTCTGGGATTGGCAGGGAAAAGCACTGGGTTGCTCGATAGCCACACTACTCGGTAGCCACCGGCGGGAATTCCCCGCCTATGCCAGCACCTACCACGGCGACCGCAGTGGCGGGCTAGACTGCAAGGAGGCCTACGGTGACTTCGCCTTAGCCTGCAAGGAAATGGGATATCGCGGCTTTAAAATCCACGGCTGGCACGATGGCAATGCCCGAGAGGAGGCAGAGTTAGTGCTTCACGTGCGTAAGGCTGTTGGCGATGAGATGACGCTGATGCTCGACCCGGCCTGTCAGTTGCGCAACTTCGCGGACACGCTCTACGTCGGGAAGGCCTGCGACGAGGCCAATTACTTTTGGCTTGAAGATCCCTACCGCGACAGCGGCGTCTCAGCTTTTGCCCACAAGAAATTACGCGAAATGTTGCGCACTCCGCTGCTACAAACTGAACACGTGCGTGGCGTTGAACCCAAAGCTGACTTCTTAATTGCGGGCGGCACTGACTTCCTGCGCTCTGATCCCGAATATGACATGGGGATCACGGGCTGCCTTAAAATTCATAATATGGCCGAGAGTTTTGGCGTGGATGTCGAGGTGCATGCCTGTGGGCCCGCGCATCGCCATATGATCGCCCGCAGTCGTAACTCAAACTTCTACGAGGTGGCCCTGGTGGGGCCTGACTGCCCAAATGCAGTGCCGCCAGTGTACGAATGCGGCTACACTGACCAACTCGGCTGCATTGACGAAAACGGCATGGTCCAATTGCCTGATGGCCTGGGGCTTGGCGTGGCTTACGACTGGGAGTTTATTGCCGCGCACAGAACACATCAGATCGTCTACAATTAG
- a CDS encoding LysR family transcriptional regulator, whose translation MDHFPPLRLLVCFEAFARHGSMRETAAQMNVSQPAISQAIKTLEEYIGTTLLDRRRKPASLTEEGEMLARSVREGLSQIRATISDIRAAQAGRELQITVACTLGVATYWLMPRLPQFYALHPEITVNVQAPPTDLPILSPDIDLALRYGAQNWRDGHNEKLFDEVVCPVGAPKLIDTLRASGTPIWSAPLIHVRNPHTQHWAGWEAYLAAKGMPAPKQAGHSFNNYVQAMQAALDGRGLMLGWRSITAGAINDGTLRPLADLAHNFGTAYYISSWKTLTQNTRSFVNWIKTVA comes from the coding sequence ATGGATCACTTCCCCCCACTTCGCTTATTGGTCTGCTTTGAGGCATTCGCCCGGCACGGATCCATGCGCGAGACTGCCGCACAAATGAACGTGAGCCAGCCAGCAATCAGTCAGGCGATAAAGACACTCGAGGAATATATTGGCACCACACTATTGGATCGGCGCCGCAAACCGGCAAGCTTGACGGAAGAAGGTGAGATGCTGGCGCGCTCTGTGCGCGAGGGATTGAGCCAAATTCGCGCGACCATCAGCGACATTCGGGCAGCGCAAGCGGGACGTGAGCTGCAAATCACAGTCGCCTGCACTCTGGGGGTTGCGACCTATTGGCTGATGCCCCGCCTCCCGCAGTTTTACGCGCTGCACCCAGAAATAACGGTGAACGTCCAGGCGCCACCCACAGACTTACCAATACTGTCGCCAGATATCGATCTGGCCCTGCGTTATGGGGCTCAGAATTGGCGTGACGGGCACAACGAAAAGCTGTTTGATGAAGTGGTCTGTCCCGTGGGAGCCCCTAAGCTCATCGATACACTGCGAGCAAGTGGCACTCCAATATGGAGCGCCCCCTTAATACATGTGCGAAACCCGCACACACAACACTGGGCCGGGTGGGAGGCCTATCTTGCAGCCAAGGGTATGCCAGCGCCTAAGCAGGCAGGGCACTCATTCAATAACTATGTCCAAGCGATGCAAGCAGCTCTGGATGGCCGAGGCCTCATGCTAGGGTGGCGCTCGATTACTGCTGGCGCAATTAATGATGGAACACTTCGACCACTCGCAGATCTAGCCCACAATTTTGGTACGGCATATTACATCTCAAGCTGGAAAACACTGACACAAAATACCCGCTCGTTTGTTAACTGGATCAAGACAGTCGCTTAG
- a CDS encoding phosphoglycerate dehydrogenase has protein sequence MKIVFYGANATTFLPGLSDLLATPHEITSVPDAVDQIAQDALNAADVVVGVHFKSPVTARNAQLFQLPAAGYDQVAFDALPATCRVCNAFGHENAIAEYVMSALLSRHVPLATADAQLRAGTWNFWAGAGPTALRTELGAQSIGIIGHGHIGQAVAERAAAFGMAVHVANRSPVTGERYTAVYGLDELNNMLSAVDIVVNTLPLTPSTVSLIDGSAFTAMQRHCVFLNVGRGGVVDEDALYDALADKTIGGAIIDTWYSYPTDTSTPHRPATRRFEELPNIVMTPHMSGWTSGTIARRQATIADNITRLAEGLPLINQLN, from the coding sequence ATGAAAATTGTCTTCTACGGTGCAAATGCCACAACCTTTCTACCGGGATTGTCTGACCTGTTAGCGACCCCCCATGAGATCACCAGCGTACCGGACGCGGTTGATCAAATTGCTCAGGATGCACTTAACGCAGCAGACGTTGTAGTGGGTGTCCACTTCAAGTCCCCCGTCACAGCTCGAAATGCGCAACTATTCCAGCTACCCGCAGCAGGGTACGACCAGGTGGCATTTGACGCTCTTCCGGCCACCTGCAGAGTGTGTAACGCCTTTGGCCACGAGAATGCGATTGCAGAATATGTAATGTCTGCCCTCCTCTCCCGTCACGTCCCCCTAGCGACGGCAGACGCTCAATTGAGAGCGGGCACCTGGAATTTTTGGGCGGGCGCGGGCCCCACGGCTCTGCGAACCGAACTGGGTGCTCAGAGCATTGGGATCATTGGCCATGGCCACATCGGGCAGGCCGTCGCGGAGCGGGCGGCAGCCTTTGGCATGGCGGTGCACGTTGCCAATCGAAGCCCTGTCACGGGCGAACGCTATACCGCCGTTTACGGTCTAGACGAACTCAACAATATGCTGAGCGCGGTTGACATTGTCGTCAACACGCTCCCGCTCACGCCCTCCACAGTCTCATTGATTGACGGCTCAGCCTTCACCGCCATGCAGCGCCACTGCGTCTTCCTGAACGTGGGTCGTGGCGGCGTGGTAGATGAAGACGCGCTATATGACGCCCTCGCGGACAAGACAATTGGCGGCGCAATCATAGATACTTGGTACAGTTATCCGACGGATACCTCCACACCACACCGCCCCGCGACACGCCGCTTCGAGGAGCTGCCAAACATAGTTATGACGCCGCACATGTCGGGATGGACAAGCGGCACCATAGCGCGGCGACAGGCTACAATCGCGGATAACATCACGCGCCTGGCTGAGGGCCTGCCCCTCATCAATCAATTGAATTAG